The Verrucomicrobiota bacterium DNA segment AACCCACGAAGCGGACTTTGCCCTGCTGCTTAGCGAGCATCAGCGCCTCGGCGACCCCGCCGGGCGCAAAGATCAAATCCGGATCGTTGTGGTACACCACTTCGTGAATCTGCCAGATGTCCAGGTGATCCGTTTTCAGCCTTCGCAACGATTCCTCCAGCATGCGCATGGCAACGTCTTTGCCGCGTCCATGCGTGCAAACTTTGGTCATCAGAATTACCTGGTCACGTTTGCCCTGAAGCGCGTTGCCGAGCCGGTTTTCGCTTTCCCCTTCGTGGTACTCCCAGGCGTTATCGAAAAAGTTCACGCCCGCGTCCAGAGCACGGGCGACGATTTCAGTCGATTCCTGCTGACTCTTGGCCGTGCCCAGGTGGTAGCCCCCCACCCCCAACGCCGAGACGTTGACGCCCGTCCGGCCCAGCAGTTTCTGCGGAACCTTGCCGGCATCAACCCGTGACTCACCAGGAGGTTGGACAGGCCCGCCGGCCGCCTGCGCCGGACTTTGGCCTCCGATCAATGATCCTGCCGTTGCCATGGCCGCTCCTTTCACAAAATCCCGCCGGTTTACCTTCCAGGAATTCTCCAAGGGCGGCCCGCTCACGATTTCATCTCCGGATAGGGGCGCCCGGTGTTGTCGCTTTCCTTCAGCATTTCTTTTACCTCCGTTTGCTGCTGGTCAATCGGAAACCCGTGAGCCAGGCGTGCCTCGGGATTATCATATCGCAACGACACCTTGTAATGTTCGAATCGTCCATCAGCGGCAACGGCTCGACAACGCGACCTCAGCGCTTCCATCTCTTCCGGCGCCATGGGCTGGAAATTCTGTGCGATCTGCAGGTTCTGATGCAGCACGTCGAGCTTGTCCACCCCTGTGATCGTCGTCACGACCGGCAGACTCATGGCGTACCGAAGGGCTTCCTCGGCAGTCAGCAGCCCCTTTTTCAGAGGCTCGCCTTTTCCGTTGAACGGTTTCATCCCCAACGCCGCGATCCCGCGCCGGTTCAATTCCGGGATCACCTGCGTTTCGAAACTGAGGAATGTTGCGTCAAAAGGATTCAGCGGCATCTGCACCGCGTCAAACGGGTATCCCGTCGCCAGCATTTTAAGGTGAATCGTCGGGTCTT contains these protein-coding regions:
- a CDS encoding aldo/keto reductase, translating into MATAGSLIGGQSPAQAAGGPVQPPGESRVDAGKVPQKLLGRTGVNVSALGVGGYHLGTAKSQQESTEIVARALDAGVNFFDNAWEYHEGESENRLGNALQGKRDQVILMTKVCTHGRGKDVAMRMLEESLRRLKTDHLDIWQIHEVVYHNDPDLIFAPGGVAEALMLAKQQGKVRFVGFTGHKDPAIHLRMLAHDFPFDTVQMPLNCFDATFRSFETQVLPEVNRRGMAALGMKSLGGSGEMITSGMITPEEGLRYAMSLPVATTISGMDSLAVLEQNLAIARDFNPMEPAEMDALRDRVRTFAADGRYERFKTTKFYDADIGRQQHGYPTSKELPF
- a CDS encoding aldo/keto reductase, whose protein sequence is MPSIPLRNFGKHGDQISALGLGGHHLGDAEDEQTAVRIVHEAVDGGVTFFDNCWEYNRGKSENWMGKALKGRRERVFLMTKVCTHGRDGSLATQMLEESLRRLQTDHLDLWQIHGVSFDNDPDLFIRPNGAAEALDRAKRQGKVRYVGFTGHKDPTIHLKMLATGYPFDAVQMPLNPFDATFLSFETQVIPELNRRGIAALGMKPFNGKGEPLKKGLLTAEEALRYAMSLPVVTTITGVDKLDVLHQNLQIAQNFQPMAPEEMEALRSRCRAVAADGRFEHYKVSLRYDNPEARLAHGFPIDQQQTEVKEMLKESDNTGRPYPEMKS